The region AACTTAGTTGCACAACAACGTCAGTTAGCAAATGGTTTCTTAGCTGAAGCTAAAAAATTAATCAAAGAAGGAAATACTAAAGACGGAGGTTTCTTATTGCTAAGAGCTTACAGATCTTTGCCTAAAAATAAAGCATTAATTAAGTTTTTGAGCGAAGAAGGAATTAAACAATTACTTCAAAAAACTGAAAACCAATACATGCAGGATAACAATCGCGAAATGCATAAAGTTGACGAAGCTTTATATTTTGTGATTGAAGAAAAAAACAATCAGGTTGAATTGACAGATAATGGTATTAAATACCTTTCTGGAGATACAGATGCAGATTTCTTCGTTTTACCAGACATTGGAACAGAAATAGCTGCGATCGAAAAACAAAAATTAGACAAAGACGCTGAAGCAGAAGCTAAAGAAAGATTATTCCAGGATTTTGGAGTAAAAAGCGAGCGTATTCACACTTTGACTCAGCTTTTAAAAGCATATGCTTTATTTGAAAAAGATGTAGAATACGTGATCATGGACAACAAAATTATGATTGTCGATGAGCAAACAGGTCGTATCATGGATGGACGTCGTTATTCTGACGGATTACACCAGGCGATCGAAGCTAAAGAAAACGTAAAAATCGAAGCTGCAACTCAAACTTTTGCAACTGTAACGTTACAGAACTATTTCAGAATGTACAGCAAATTAGCTGGTATGACGGGTACAGCTGTTACAGAAGCTGGTGAGTTATGGCAGATCTATAAATTAGATGTTGTTGAAATTCCAACTAACCGTGGAATTGCAAGAATTGACAAAGAAGATTACATCTACAAAACAACTCGTGAAAAATTCAACGCTGTAATTGAAGATGTAACTGAATTATCACAAGCAGGAAGACCGGTATTGATTGGAACAACTTCTGTAGAGATTTCAGAATTATTAAGCCGTATGCTTAAAATGAGAGGAATCCAACACAACGTATTAAATGCTAAAATGCACAAGCAAGAAGCTCAAATCGTTGAAGAAGCTGGAAAAGCCGGAGTGGTAACAATTGCAACAAACATGGCTGGTCGTGGTACCGATATTAAATTATCTCCGGAAGTTAAAGCTGCAGGAGGTTTAGCAATCGTGGGTACAGAGCGTCATGATTCACGTCGTGTAGACAGACAGTTACGTGGTCGTTCTGGTCGTCAGGGAGATCCGGGAAGTTCTCAATTCTACGTTTCTCTTGAAGATAACTTAATGCGTTTATTCGGTTCTGAAAGAGTTGCGAAAGTAATGGACAGAATGGGATTGAAAGAAGGTGAAGTTATTCAGCATTCTATGATGACTAAATCTATCGAACGTGCTCAGAAAAAAGTAGAAGAAAACAACTTTGGTGTTCGTAAACGTTTACTAGAATATGATGACGTAATGAACTCTCAACGTGAAGTAGTTTACAAACGTCGTCGTCACGCATTATTCGGAGAACGTTTAAAACTGGATATCGCTAACATGCTTTATGATACTTGCGAGTTGATTGTAAGCAACAATAAAGTGGCAAATGATTTCAAAGGATATGAATTTGATTTAATTCGCTATTTCGGAATCACTTCTCCAATCTCTGAAGCAGATTTCTTAAAATTATCTGATATCGAAGTTACTGGAAAAGTATACAAAGAAGCTTTAGCTTTTTATACTGAAAAAACAGAAAGAAGCGCAAGAGAAGCTTTCCCAATTATCAAAGGAGTTTACGAAGAGCCAAATAATCATTTCGAAAGAA is a window of Flavobacterium crocinum DNA encoding:
- the secA gene encoding preprotein translocase subunit SecA; its protein translation is MSFINSIIKVFVGDKSQKDVKALQPYLTKIKAFEAPLMSLSNDELRGRTVYFKDRIKEARADKDAKIASLKAEVENIEDIDKREDIYDAIDALEKEAYEISEKTLLEILPEAFSVVKETARRFKENSHIEVTATPKDREFSATKPYITIDGEKSIWANKWNAAGKDITWDMIHYDVQLIGGMVLHEGKVAEMQTGEGKTLVATLPLYLNALTGNGVHLVTVNDYLAKRDSTWKAPLFEFHGLSVDCIDNHQPSTEQRKKAYDADITYGTNNEFGFDYLRDNMAHSPSDLVQRKHNFAIVDEVDSVLIDDARTPLIISGPVPQGDRHEFNELKPKIENLVAQQRQLANGFLAEAKKLIKEGNTKDGGFLLLRAYRSLPKNKALIKFLSEEGIKQLLQKTENQYMQDNNREMHKVDEALYFVIEEKNNQVELTDNGIKYLSGDTDADFFVLPDIGTEIAAIEKQKLDKDAEAEAKERLFQDFGVKSERIHTLTQLLKAYALFEKDVEYVIMDNKIMIVDEQTGRIMDGRRYSDGLHQAIEAKENVKIEAATQTFATVTLQNYFRMYSKLAGMTGTAVTEAGELWQIYKLDVVEIPTNRGIARIDKEDYIYKTTREKFNAVIEDVTELSQAGRPVLIGTTSVEISELLSRMLKMRGIQHNVLNAKMHKQEAQIVEEAGKAGVVTIATNMAGRGTDIKLSPEVKAAGGLAIVGTERHDSRRVDRQLRGRSGRQGDPGSSQFYVSLEDNLMRLFGSERVAKVMDRMGLKEGEVIQHSMMTKSIERAQKKVEENNFGVRKRLLEYDDVMNSQREVVYKRRRHALFGERLKLDIANMLYDTCELIVSNNKVANDFKGYEFDLIRYFGITSPISEADFLKLSDIEVTGKVYKEALAFYTEKTERSAREAFPIIKGVYEEPNNHFERIVVPFTDGIKTLNVVTDLKKAYDSEGAQLIADFEKNITLSIVDEAWKKHLRKMDELKQSVQLAVHEQKDPLLIYKLEAFNLFRGMLDNVNKEVISFLFKGDLPAQNVPEIHEAREVVRPKENLQLSKDEIPNSESINREAGETQQRQVTETIVRDMPKINRNDTVTVQEVATGKTETMKYKKAEALIAAGTWVLIN